A genomic stretch from Schistosoma haematobium chromosome 4, whole genome shotgun sequence includes:
- a CDS encoding hypothetical protein (EggNog:ENOG41KOG0517~COG:Z) translates to MKFYFEYCINEYLMNNTSIHSEMMVDRAELQLREDLENERIWTHEKLLLADNTYIGRSLFAVNQLIRQHQLLIKEVANRTNKMEITIQDADHIITKFQSTFEIVIDDDDCKTIQQSKIRSSEKTMIIQTEDHSIKQIELSTNIGVKYKIPKKILIDLHILMIELRYDLKNLIDRMSKRTERLNIGFQCFTHLDEFAELRNWLQECEDMLLLESRASRDIITAKTELKKHAHIEFRVNTLLANCVRDFSKFYNFFRSLFYVNQLVLKFSIMSALSTHFISSIIINNKARCTWSRPR, encoded by the exons ATGAAATTCTATTTTGAATACTGCATAAATGAATACTTAATGAATAATACCTCAATTCATTCGGAAATGATGGTCGATAGGGCTGAACTGCAACTAAGAGA agATTTAGAAAATGAAAGGATTTGGACTCATGAAAAACTTCTTTTAGCCGATAACACTTATATTGGTCGTTCCTTATTTGCTGTAAATCAGCTAATCAGGCAACATCAATTACTCATAAAAGAAGTAGCCAATAGGACAAATAAAATGGAAATCACGATACAA GATGCAGATCATATTATAACGAAATTTCAATCAACATTTGAAATAGTcatagatgatgatgattgtaaaacaattcaacaatcaaagattagaTCGTCTGAGAAAACAATGATCATTCAAACAGAGGATCATTCTATTAAACAAATTGAATTATCCACTAATATAGGTGTAAAATATAAAATCCCTAAGAAAATTCTAATTGATTTGCACATATTAATGATAGAATTACGTTATGATTTAAAAAATCTAATTGATCGAATGTCTAAACGTACTGAACGATTAAATATAGGCTTTCAATGTTTTACACATCTTGATGAATTTGCAGAATTACGCAATTGGTTACAAGAATGTGAAGATATGTTACTTTTGGAATCAAGAGCTAGTCGTGATATAATTACAGCTAAAACGGAACTTAAAAAACATGCTCATATTGAATTTCGTGTAAATACGCTGTTAGCAAATTGTGTTCGTGATTTCAGTAAGTTTTACAATTTTTTTCGAtcattattttatgtaaatcaGTTAGTTTTAAAGTTTTCAATTATGAGTGCTTTGAGTACACATTTCATAAGCAgtataattatcaataataaagcAAGGTGTACCTGGTCGCGGCCCagatag